A genomic stretch from Aedes albopictus strain Foshan chromosome 2, AalbF5, whole genome shotgun sequence includes:
- the LOC109429696 gene encoding uncharacterized protein LOC109429696, with translation MIISEILKRFAGLDVSEKDDFPQYICDVCLDQLNTGFSFRLLVRRSYETLRDQQKDVEDDSSTITEYEKYLTPNDLANQAETEITVFSNVSTENQDPLMLEEFVSSAEPTHQPVSNPSSTSINKTLQQTSKSDRPRTAMINTSLKSNNSLIVGQNSLKKAYFSSPDEFKKLAEQMLNKSTSMIIPKQLATIATKTSATMQTDESVTVEQRATATTPNQAPNSVYVTKSFKRQRTSQSCIADDVQSVSITSLVPKCYLIVSSRTRTNAQSLVGLEDSSEDYEMENPTFSWARIKKFNCKLCDCEYLASELKDTCTICNLPFDNFLPNNLQNHNNQQEYVEAYCCSKCTFFSISLLLFTKHLETHKNSSTEELDKPILTDVTECDKTILELLRKCSQRTGPKKAIKRRLQVESAAPEAQTITSGIPPEVVEQLRPTPKRGRPPKAISTVTISDEVVEQLRPTPKRGRPPKAISTITVSDEVVGQLRPTLKRGRPPKTISTITVSDKVVEQLRPTPKRGRPPKPISTITISDDSDDETVSLYEVMDDDNHVPELETVVSDETTDIQYKMESLESELGIYYRNSSDEEFTGFDVGPDATRQDVRISYIDTTLFDVLHESRDYLVLYLKGALCCGCLQLFETRRKLRIHRSKEHPRGQHSAIPDMCDVCSTVPSNATRHHMLSLKPIFYFCKLCRRLLIDVEDFESHRKIEHALKRPRMDVAPMDLLVRKQDSESLLRIIENPTHCANPFKSIENKAIFQLVKETDVYKLLFMQGYLCCGCQHWFSTYDALLAHCGEMHDNGCDSDEYGCDLCKADCKSQSRLLRHQLQRSRKLHYYCKLCHSVLLHHADDYEAHRAVAHNYQLRPTNVSENNTVGMLVCKEL, from the exons ATGATCATCAGCGAAATTTTGAAACGCTTTGCTGGGCTTGACGTGTCGGAAAAGGACGACTTTCCGCAGTATATTTGCGACGTTTGTTTGGATCAGCTGAATACTGGGTTCAGTTTCAGACTATTGGTTCGCCGGTCCTACGAAACCTTGCGTGATCAACAAAAGGATGTCGAAGACGACAGCAGCACAATAACAGAGTACGAGAAATATCTAACTCCTAACGACTTGGCAAATCAAGCTGAAACGGAAATCACAGTTTTCAGTAATGTTTCTACAGAAAATCAGGACCCTCTAATGCTTGAGGAATTTGTTAGTTCCGCAGAGCCAACTCATCAACCTGTTTCGAATCCCTCAAGCACTTCGATAAACAAAACTCTACAGCAAACTTCAAAATCTGATCGTCCAAGAACTGCAATGATAAATACTTCGCTGAAATCGAACAACTCGCTCATCGTTGGTCAGAACAGTCTAAAGAAGGCGTACTTCTCCAGTCCGGATGAATTTAAAAAACTTGCAGAACAGATGTTGAACAAATCTACATCAATGATTATTCCGAAACAGTTAGCAACGATCGCTACCAAAACATCAGCTACAATGCAAACAGATGAATCTGTGACTGTGGAGCAGCGAGCAACGGCTACTACACCAAATCAGGCTCCAAATTCCGTTTATGTGACCAAGTCATTCAAAAGACAACGAACGTCACAATCATGTATTGCAGATGATGTTCAGTCTGTATCCATCACAAGTCTAGTTCCTAAATGCTATCTTATCGTATCCAGTCGAACTCGTACAAATGCACAATCGTTAGTCGGGCTAGAGGACTCCTCTGAAGACTACGAAATGGAAAATCCCACATTTTCATGGGCGCGGATCAAGAAATTCAATTGCAAACTGTGTGATTGCGAGTATCTGGCTTCAGAGCTAAAAGACACATGTACCATTTGTAATCTGCCGTTCGATAATTTCCTACCGAACAATTTGCAAAACCATAACAACCAGCAAGAGTATGTAGAAGCATACTGCTGCAGTAAATGTACGTTCTTTTCCATTAGTCTTTTGTTATTCACAAAGCACTTGGAAACTCACAAGAATAGTTCTACCGAAGAGCTTGATAAACCGATATTGACCGATGTAACCGAGTGTGATAAAACGATATTAGAATTGCTACGGAAATGCAGTCAACGGACAGGCCCTAAAAAGGCTATTAAAAGGCGATTACAAGTCGAATCGGCTGCCCCAGAAGCTCAAACGATAACTTCAGGCATACCGCCTGAAGTGGTCGAACAACTGCGGCCAACACCCAAAAGAGGCCGACCGCCAAAAGCCATTTCCACGGTTACCATCAGCGATGAAGTGGTCGAACAACTGCGGCCAACACCCAAAAGAGGCCGACCGCCAAAAGCCATTTCCACGATTACCGTCAGCGATGAAGTGGTCGGACAACTGCGGCCAACGCTCAAAAGAGGCCGACCGCCAAAAACCATTTCCACGATTACCGTCAGCGATAAAGTGGTTGAACAACTGCGTCCAACACCCAAAAGAGGCCGACCGCCAAAACCCATTTCCACGATTACGATCAGCGATGATAGTGATGACGAAACAGTGTCACTATATGAAGTGATGGATGATGACAATCATGTTCCAGAGCTGGAGACCGTCGTCTCAGACGAAACAACAGACATTCAGTATAAGATGGAATCGCTCGAGTCGGAACTTGGCAtttactacagaaattcttccgacgAAGAGTTCACAGGATTCGATGTAGGACCGGATGCAACCCGGCAGGATGTTAG AATATCTTACATCGATACAACACTTTTCGACGTCCTGCACGAATCACGTGATTATCTTGTCCTGTATCTCAAGGGAGCGCTTTGTTGCGGCTGCTTGCAACTATTCGAAACGCGCAGAAAGCTTCGCATCCATCGATCGAAAGAACACCCAAGGGGTCAGCACAGTGCCATACCTGATATGTGCGACGTTTGCAGTACGGTGCCAAGTAATGCTACACGCCATCACATGCTCAGTTTGAAACCGATTTTCTATTTCtgcaaactttgccgaagactgttgATTGACGTGGAAGACTTCGAAAGCCATCGGAAAATCGAGCATGCCCTAAAGCGGCCTCGAATGGATGTAGCTCCAATGGATCTGCTTGTTCGGAAACAAGACTCTGAGTCGCTTTTGAG gATCATTGAAAATCCCACCCACTGTGCAAACCCGTTCAAATCGATCGAGAACAAAGCTATTTTTCAGCTAGTGAAAGAAACCGACGTGTATAAACTCCTGTTCATGCAGGGTTATCTGTGCTGTGGATGCCAACACTGGTTCAGTACGTACGATGCGTTGCTAGCTCATTGTGGCGAAATGCATGACAATGGTTGTGATTCGG